TCTCAAAGCCTTGTCTTCTGCAGCCTGAACAACCCCAAcagtctcagcctttcctcataagggaggtgttccagccctcagatcacttCCACAGCATtctctggatccactccaacaaGTCTTTCTTAGAAAACGGATGTGAACCCTGCAAGGCTGTTGTTGATCAGGGTCTTACACAAGTATTGAGGAGATACTGGCACTTAATGTGTAACTGGATCAGAAATAACATCTAAAGCCATAATGGCTTTGTAAACTTCCATGGTGGTTATGTGAATTTGAGAGCTGCAGAACTTTGGTGAACAGGGAGGAATCTGTCCTGGCAACTTTTCGAGCATACGATGAAATAAATATTCACAAGATTTCCTTAACAGAATGCACTTCTGATATAGTCTGGTATGGTATAGGATATCCTTCCGCCAATGTATTTTACCCGATTTACCTATTAATCAAAAACTGCTAAAGACTTGAATACTCTTTTCAACTGAGTCTAAGGTGGTAGAGAAGATCATTCCAGTGCAGACTTTGTGTATGCTCTGAAGGTTCGGCTGAGGGAAGCAATCAAGAGAGTGCTCAAGGCATTTTCTTGAGATGTGCAATTCAGAGCTGAGGCCTGAATTTAAATAGTAAAGGAAGTCCCAGCCAAGTAGAAAGGGTATTGTTGACTCATGTGTGTGCTATTTTAGGAATGAAGCTTTTAAGTTGTATGCTAACACCTGGGTTTCATTCCAGCGCTGGTAATCCAGGAACGCCACATAGGAATATCTCCGCTCGCATAAAAATAATTCACCAATTTATgttgttttctgaagttttatttttgaaGATGGTAGTGGAAGAAGATGGCGCCTGCTATTCAGTGAGTAGTGAATTCCTCTCAGTACCTATTGAAATACCTACTCCAGTATCAGGGATGGAGTTTTGTACCTCCTACGGAGTGGTGTGTTTTCAGATGGTGCAATTATGCATGCTTCATCCAGTCTGTGTCCTCGGAGTTTTATTTACCTTAACCATTGAGTTTCATAGTAAAAATTGAGCTGAGGCAGATGATCAGTAGCTGCAAGAAGGGACCATACCGCTTTGCTTTCTGTCTTTAGACGCGACCTAATTTCTGCCAGTGTGAAGTATGGTTGGGCAGCTCTTCATCTCTGAAATGTTCTGCTGTGCCACAGGAGCACACCTTTAGCCAGCAGGATGCTGGctgaaggcacagaaaacaaCACCAGAATGAGGACATGGTCTGGGCAAAGTGAGGTAAGAAGAACCAAAAGACAAGATATTTTGCGTTTTGCTTAATGCTAAATTTTATTGTCTACAAGTCAAGGAGAAAGTGAAGAATGATCACATTAACAGCAAAGGTGTCCCAAGTCCCATACACCAAGAAGAGAATTAACAGCCACACTAACATCTAACAGCTCTTTGCCTTGTACAAGGGGTGATACATTCAAGTGCATTGCAGATGTTCAACGATTAAAGGACAGAAAGAAGACGACAGCTTAAATTTGAAAACTAGAAGAAAATCGCTAGATATTTGCTCCATCATCATGTGAACCAGAAGCGAATGAGCAGGTTTTCACCTGCTTGTGCTCGTTCTTGTTGCACACCAGAGATGggagccagcagagctgcttttgcTACCCGGAATTGGCTCAGCAGCTCTTCTTGATCGAGGTGCAGCACTGCTGGATGGGTATGCAATACTTCCTGATGGGAGAGCAGTATTGCACGGGGCTGCAACACACCACAACGGGCTTCTTCTTCACCACGTAGGAGCAGCAAGACAGGCATccacagcagcagggctggcagccacagcagcagcaggggcgctggccacagcagcagcaggacttctGGCACACCTTGGTACAGCAGACGGACTTCTGGCATGGGTCACAGCAGGACTGCTGGCATGGGTCACAGCAGGGCTTCTGGCATGGGTCACAGCAGGACTGCTGGCACGGGTCACAGCAGGGCTTCTGGCATGGGTCACAGCAGGACTGCTGGCATGGGTCGCAGCAGGGCTTCTGGCACGGGTCACAGCAGGACTGCTGGCATGGGTCACAACAGACCGACTGCTGGCATGGGTCACAGCAGACCGACTGCTGGCATGGGTCACAGCAGACTGACTGCTGGCATGGGTCACAGCAGACTGACTGCTGGCATGGGTCACAGCAGGGCTTCTGGCATGGGTCGCAGCAGACCGACTGCTGGCATGGGTCGCAGCAGACTGACTGCTGGCATGGGTCACAGCAGGGCTTCTGGCAAGGGTCGCAGCAGACCGACTGCTGGCATGGGTTGCAGCAGACTGACTGCTGGCATGGGTCACAGCAGGGCTTCTGGCACGGGTCGCAGCAGACTGACTGCTGGCATGGGTCACAGCAGGGCTTCTGGCATGGGTCGCAGCAGATGGACTGCTGGCATGGGCTGCAGCAGACGGTCTTCTGGCATGGGTCGCAGCAGACAGTCTTCTGGCACGGCTGGCTGCAGCACACCGTTTTGCTCTTCACGACGGAGCAGCATCCGGTAGAGCACATGTTATTTGTAGTGTAGTCAAAGCTGGAAGGAGCAAGGACCTGAAACACATCGTACTTTCAGATACAACCCAACTTTCCAACTACAtaggtgtgttttgttttggtgtacAAATGCTGCTGTTTAGGTCCATGGGTGATAGCCATATCACACACCGCTTTGTTTCTTTGTCTTGAGTTGCAGAAAAATCTCCTTACAAAAATCACCTGGCACTATCCCAGCGACATTTGTGCATCTTCTGTACTATCCTGGGAACCAACTTTCCTGTGCTCATTCGTGAAGATCGCTACCTGAATTTCCACCCCAAGAAGATTATTTTCAACTGTGCTCTCTTTACCATCTTTTGCAATAAGAAATAGACCAACAGGTTAGGAAAATCTGGATTTCAGAGAGACATGGAgatcataaaataataaaatcatagaatagtttgggttggaagggacctttaaaggtcatctagtccaacaccctacAAAGATCAGATGCAAAGACTCATTTCAATTCATTGCTTGACCAAATCCGAAGGAGAACCATTGCTACCAAGGAACACTGCTAACAGGTACCACTTACCGTGCtaactgagtggtgcagttgagtGAGGAGCAAAGGGACAGGGACACCTTTTATTTAGCTCGAAATGGTCCTGCCGGAAATGAGGTACCCCACAGCAATTCACGATTTACGCATGAAGCCTATACTTATTTGTTGAATGTGCCTTCATCTATTTAGTCTTTGCCTCATGGTTTTTGACCAACCCCTCAATTTTGTGTTATTATCAATATGTTCTGTgaattttttacaattttttaatgTCAAGTTAATTCTTGTGTTATGCCTGTGAACTGCCTAAAAggtatgtttctgtttattttgcatatgGTAAAGCTGTTACATTGAGATGCTAGGTGCCTTGTTCAGAGCTAGTGAGTGCTCAATTAACATAAAAATCATAACTAAGATTGCGGAGCAGTGGATTCCAGAGGCATGCAGAGGCCTTCTGGACGTCACTCGCTTCAtgatattttttaaacagaattccAGTAAGTCTAATTCCATGgccctgtgttttgtttttgaatgcAGCAATGGAGAAGCCCAATGTATTCCTTTGGGGTCTCTGGTCATCAGAAGAGCAAAGAAGTGACAGAAAGTTCTTGTCATCTCATCCCTTGCTGCCTCACCCCATCTATGTATGGAAAAATGTCTGCCCTTGGCCTTGCCAATATCAGAAATTTTAGGTGCAAAGGACTGTGCAAATTCATCGTGGAAATTTGGAACAGAGTTTGGATCAAATTGGAGTCCATATTTTTCCAATTCCTTTTTGAcatctttaaataaaagcaaaatggaaaacttTTCTGGAATTTTTACATTCTGTTTCTGCTTGGTATAACTTGAAGAGCAAAATTCCTATTCCATTTTTTTAAGTTCTAATATGCCCTCAAGTAATGAAAGATCCACCTACGGATGTTATTTTTGGAATAACTCTATGCTCACCTCTCAGTCACCCATTGGCAGTCATTAGTGCTGATGTTAATGATCATGTTGCAATTATTCATTAATGGTGTTAATATTTATTTTGCATGGAAGCCTGCAGGCCTCACGTGATGCCCTGAGCATATTTAGAATTTCAAATTAAGCTACGCCTTTTTGAAAAATTCTCTCTCTCCGGTCAGAGGTAATTCACGGGACCTAGGACCATGACTGACGTGattaaatgtttcttttctgagaTCACACTGGGGAGGAGGGCTGCTCCAGCAACTGTGGGGATGTGCATCTGTGGGAGCAGAGCACCAAAGGACCCTTGCCCACCCTTCTCTATAGCATACACCTTCACTGGAGAGGTCCTGACTTCTGCTGAGGTGAATGAGAGAAGATTCAGGCTGCTTCTGTTCCTACAGACAGATGCTGAGGATGGGATAGGTCATTGTGAACCTTCACTTTGACTTCTGGTGGCATAAAGCACCTATTTGCACCCAGTTTCTCTGGGTAGCTACTGTTTTTATTTGGCTACATCCCAGCTTTTAGAAAGCTACCCAGTCTTGCTTCGAAGAATTCAAAGGACCGTGAAGTCATCACTtctccaggcaagctctttccaAGGTCAATGTTCCTGTCCGCTAAAACATGGGCTTTACTCCCCACTGAGTTTGGCTTCATGCTAATGACCCAATTAGACTAGGTCACTGCCACACACTGTAATTTAATTAGTGATAgagatttacaccagctgagtaCCTGCATCTGGGCTAACAATAAAGGAGCCTCATGGCAacctgggagatacctgggaggagatTTCTGAGCCTGCAGAGAAATGACAGGAGACACCAACACTGGAAATGTGGAGGACCCTGAGCATGGAGACCAAGTAAGAGATGTTGGTCAAAATGAGGCGGTTTTCTGTATGACTTTGTACAGATCTGGTGCGTTGCTTCATCCAGTGTTCCCCTgagtcaaaaaaacccactgctGCTGTTACCGCTGTGCACATCAGAAATTTCTAAAgacccaagttcaagaaagatgaagagctactggagagagtccagcggagggccacgaggaagatgagggtactggagcatctgtcctatgaggaaaggctgagggagctgggcttgttcagcctggagaagagaaggctgagaggggaccttagaaatgctgatcaatatctgcggggggggggggtgtgtgtgtcaggaggacggggccaggctctttccagtggtgcccagtgacaggacaaggggcaacgggcacaaactgaagcaaaggaagctccagctaaacccaaggaagaactccttccctctgagggtgacggagccctggactaggctgcccagggaggttgtggattctccttctctggagatattcaagacccacctggacaaggtcctgtgcagcctgctctgggtgaccctgcttgggcaggggggttggactgaatgacccacagaggtcccttccaaccccttccattctgtgattctgtgtatgtgAAGCAGATCCATAGGCAGCTGGGCGACCCATAACCAACTTTACAACAGGTGTTTTACTAAAGAAAAGATTCAAATTATATCCAAAAGAAGATCCCAATCAAACTTTGCTTTGAGTGAACAAACTTACCAGTTCATAAAGTCTTTAGTCCTTGATGTTCCAGGTGTCAAACCTCTTACGGGCTGACAAAAGcttagaatagaacagaacagaaatgaaataagCTTTGTTCTTTCTTCCCCATTATTGCTGCCATTTCTCATCCTCACGTGATGGGAACTTCATGGCTGAGCATAGCAGAAAGCGTAACCATTTCAGGGGCTTTGTGCATTTCGTGGGAtttggaaaaggaagaagaaagaaaattaatcacaGAATGGAAAGTTGGAGGCCTGGGGCAGCAAGTGAAAGTGAACGCATATACTTGAAGACAAAACCACTCCTATGGACAGAAAGCCGTACTGACTCAATACCCAGCTGCAGAGGGGTAAAGAATGAAGAAGGAAAAGAGTTTTAAAGTAGCTGCCAAGGGTCGCATGAAAATGAGCCACCTCTTCCCAATGGCAACAACGTGAATGCATGTGAGTAATTAATTGCTCTCTGCATCCTGTTtgcaacttttcctttttagCAGGCTGTTCCTCTATAATGACAATTTTCTCCATAACCTATAAATAACTAATTCCAAATACTTCTATACCAACTGGTCGTTTACTCGGTACTTGCAGTGCCCAGCGCATCCAGCCTATTTCCCATGCCTGCCCTGGGATGGGTGATTCACACTGGGGAAACCTTCTTTCATTTTACACTGTAGAAATTGTTTAATTGAGGGTGTTCCAAGGCAGGTTCCAAACCCTGCaggttttgcttcattttgtttccaAATATAGCAGCGGCTTTTCAAGATTGCATCTGCAGTAAAAACATGAATGTGCAggccaggctcctggctgcaactCTGAACCCCCCATCGCATCTGCTGAGCTCAGTGTAAATCTTCGGTTTCACCAGGAATTAACCCGACGTGTTTCCCCAAGCTCTCCGCATGTGGTGCAGCGCTCCTGGCATCACTGGTGGGCGCTGCGGGCATTTTCCTTGACTTTCATGTTTGCGTGGTGTTCCTCCTACTTTAGCCATTTTCACCAGTGATTAAAGCCTGGCTCCAAAACCACGAGAAAAAACAGATGCTGCCAGACAAGCAGATATGACAGGGTGATGGCTAAAAACATCCAGAGCTGTTAGGTAAgcttgaaatattatttttattttcttgctggagAATGAAGCAGCAAAGCAAGAAAGAAGCTATTCTCAGCAGCCAGTGTGctttgcattgaaaaaagaaagcaaacagcacgAAGCTCGTTAAATTGAGAGACTTATCCTAATACCACGCTACATTCCAACCAATTTAAAAGCatttgcttgcagagaggcagcaTGGCTGGCAAGCGATGAGCAAGGAGACGAGCTTGAGGCTTTGGGTGAGGAGCGAGCTGGTGGGTCCAGGTTCGGGGGCCGGATCCTGCTCCTAGTACTTGGGGCATTTTGGTGGCAGCTGGCAGATGTTCTTGGTGTACTGGGGACAGTAGGGGACCTGGGGGCAGTAGCGCTTCACAGGCGGGCAATAGGTCTGCACGGGAGGGCAGTAAAGTTGCACTGGGGGGCAATAGGTCTGCacgggagggcagcagggctgcacgTAGGTGTACTTCTGCACAGGCTGCCTCTGGATGGTGTAATGGCAGGAGAGCCCCGAGTCGTGGCAGGAGGAGCCGGATCCGTGGCAGGAAGACCGGGATTCATGGCAGGAGGTTTCACGGCTGTGGCAAGAACCGCGGGAGCACATCTTTCTAGAGTACCGGCAAAGCTGTCAGGAGCAAGAGATCAATG
This DNA window, taken from Opisthocomus hoazin isolate bOpiHoa1 chromosome 30, bOpiHoa1.hap1, whole genome shotgun sequence, encodes the following:
- the LOC142365034 gene encoding uncharacterized protein LOC142365034, encoding MCSTGCCSVVKSKTVCCSQPCQKTVCCDPCQKTVCCSPCQQSICCDPCQKPCCDPCQQSVCCDPCQKPCCDPCQQSVCCNPCQQSVCCDPCQKPCCDPCQQSVCCDPCQQSVCCDPCQKPCCDPCQQSVCCDPCQQSVCCDPCQQSVCCDPCQQSVCCDPCQQSCCDPCQKPCCDPCQQSCCDPCQKPCCDPCQQSCCDPCQKPCCDPCQQSCCDPCQKSVCCTKVCQKSCCCCGQRPCCCCGCQPCCCGCLSCCSYVVKKKPVVVCCSPVQYCSPIRKYCIPIQQCCTSIKKSC